Proteins encoded in a region of the Halorussus sp. MSC15.2 genome:
- a CDS encoding nicotinate-nucleotide--dimethylbenzimidazole phosphoribosyltransferase yields MSENGNSPTRLVLFAGTTRTAEIDGLSAAGADPEVMVHTPSADAEILEYGEPVRSPVVPVSPSGCPTPAVATRAVRELADFETTVVDAGLAEPTAAPTVTVGARPGEDVRASDPVSTAPGAFAAAREFGRRIPDEEVLVAETIPGGTTTALGVLTALGEEFGVSSSLPDNPVDQKREVVAEALDASGLEPGDAAGDPRLAVRRAGDPVQASAAGFVVGAARSGTRVTLAGGTQMVAVAALARHAGLDAPLSLATTQFVADDPAADLRAAAVDFDLDLTVTDPGFEAADSPAMARYVAGEAKEGVGMGGALALADREGIEMARVRDRIQSVYDHLLDGEADPTDPETGDAPR; encoded by the coding sequence ATGAGCGAGAACGGAAACTCTCCGACGAGACTGGTGCTGTTCGCCGGGACGACCCGGACCGCCGAAATCGACGGACTGAGCGCCGCGGGGGCCGACCCCGAGGTGATGGTCCACACGCCGAGCGCCGACGCCGAGATACTGGAGTACGGCGAACCGGTCCGCTCGCCGGTCGTCCCCGTCAGTCCCTCGGGGTGCCCGACCCCGGCGGTCGCGACCCGCGCGGTCCGCGAACTCGCGGACTTCGAGACGACGGTCGTGGACGCCGGACTCGCCGAACCCACCGCCGCGCCCACGGTCACGGTCGGCGCGCGACCCGGCGAGGACGTTCGGGCGTCCGACCCCGTCTCGACAGCGCCCGGGGCCTTCGCCGCCGCCCGGGAGTTCGGTCGCCGGATTCCGGACGAGGAGGTGCTTGTCGCCGAGACGATTCCCGGCGGCACCACCACCGCGCTCGGTGTGCTGACCGCGCTGGGCGAGGAGTTCGGCGTCTCGTCGTCGCTCCCGGACAACCCCGTGGACCAGAAGCGCGAGGTCGTCGCCGAGGCGCTCGACGCGAGCGGACTCGAACCGGGCGACGCCGCGGGCGACCCGCGCCTCGCGGTCCGTCGCGCGGGCGACCCCGTGCAGGCCAGCGCCGCCGGATTCGTCGTCGGGGCCGCCCGGTCGGGCACCCGCGTCACGCTCGCCGGGGGCACCCAGATGGTCGCTGTCGCGGCGCTGGCGCGCCACGCCGGACTCGACGCGCCCCTCTCGCTGGCCACGACGCAGTTCGTCGCCGACGACCCGGCCGCCGACCTCCGGGCCGCGGCGGTCGATTTCGACCTCGACCTGACCGTCACCGACCCCGGGTTCGAGGCGGCAGACTCCCCCGCGATGGCGCGGTACGTCGCCGGAGAGGCCAAGGAGGGCGTCGGCATGGGCGGCGCGCTGGCGCTCGCCGACCGCGAGGGAATCGAGATGGCCCGCGTCCGCGACCGGATTCAGTCGGTGTACGACCACCTGCTGGACGGCGAGGCCGACCCGACCGACCCGGAGACCGGCGATGCACCCCGATAG
- a CDS encoding NTP transferase domain-containing protein: MDALVMCGGRGTRLDAPTEKPLFEVGGRPMVARVADALAESDAETVHAVVSPHAPETREFAENRDSLSAIETPGEGYVADLQTALDAVEPPVLTAAADLPLLDADAVNAVLRSHSEGSLTVCVPAALKRALGASIDTTFEREGRELAPTGVNVVAEPDTETETMYETYDARLAVNVNRLSDADLAEELL, encoded by the coding sequence GTGGACGCTCTCGTGATGTGCGGCGGACGCGGAACCAGACTCGACGCCCCGACCGAGAAACCGCTGTTCGAGGTCGGCGGGCGGCCGATGGTCGCCCGGGTCGCCGACGCCCTCGCCGAGAGCGACGCCGAGACCGTCCACGCGGTCGTCTCCCCCCACGCGCCCGAGACCCGCGAGTTCGCCGAAAACCGCGACTCGCTGTCCGCCATCGAGACGCCCGGCGAGGGGTACGTCGCGGACTTGCAGACCGCGCTCGACGCGGTCGAACCGCCGGTCCTGACCGCGGCCGCCGACCTGCCGCTGCTCGACGCCGACGCCGTGAACGCGGTCCTCCGGAGCCATTCCGAGGGGTCGCTGACCGTCTGCGTCCCGGCCGCGCTCAAGCGCGCGCTCGGCGCGAGCATCGACACGACGTTCGAGCGCGAGGGCCGGGAACTCGCGCCGACCGGCGTCAACGTCGTCGCCGAACCAGACACCGAAACCGAAACCATGTACGAGACCTACGACGCACGACTGGCCGTGAACGTGAATCGACTGTCTGACGCCGACCTCGCGGAGGAGTTGCTATGA
- a CDS encoding adenosylcobinamide-GDP ribazoletransferase, which yields MTAVASRTREFVGRRLTATKGALGFLTRIPTGRSEAAWTAFSETPAAFPLAGWVVGALAATPFLLSGLGPVPDPTAAFGYLLALYAVTGVNHADGVADLGDAAAVHGDPDARRAVLKDTEVGVGAVLALGLVVVGLALAALALARLPVAAAVTVVVAAEVGAKFGMAALACLGDPAFEGLGSAFTDNDPSALVAPAAVAVPVVGLGVLLAALDAPGAAIGASAVPVVGVRAATLGTSAAGLVAASAAALGGAVGVALALLRWSRANLGGVNGDVFGATNELARIAGLHLGVVAWTLS from the coding sequence CTGACCGCAGTCGCGAGTCGGACCCGCGAGTTCGTCGGCCGCCGCCTGACCGCGACGAAGGGCGCGCTGGGCTTCCTCACCCGGATTCCGACCGGCCGGAGCGAGGCGGCGTGGACCGCGTTCAGCGAGACCCCCGCGGCGTTCCCGCTGGCCGGATGGGTCGTGGGCGCGCTGGCCGCGACGCCGTTCCTCCTGTCCGGACTCGGACCCGTTCCCGACCCGACCGCCGCGTTCGGCTACCTGCTCGCGCTCTACGCCGTCACCGGCGTCAACCACGCCGACGGGGTGGCCGACCTCGGCGACGCCGCGGCGGTCCACGGCGACCCGGACGCGCGCCGCGCGGTGCTGAAGGACACCGAGGTCGGCGTCGGCGCGGTGCTGGCGCTCGGTCTCGTCGTCGTCGGACTCGCGCTCGCCGCGCTCGCGCTCGCCCGACTCCCCGTCGCGGCGGCCGTGACGGTGGTCGTCGCCGCGGAGGTCGGCGCGAAGTTCGGGATGGCCGCGCTGGCCTGCCTCGGCGACCCCGCGTTCGAGGGACTCGGGTCGGCGTTCACCGACAACGACCCGTCTGCGCTGGTCGCTCCGGCCGCGGTCGCGGTTCCGGTCGTCGGTCTCGGCGTCCTCCTCGCGGCCCTTGACGCTCCGGGCGCGGCCATCGGCGCATCTGCCGTGCCTGTCGTCGGCGTCCGCGCCGCGACTCTCGGCACGTCCGCCGCCGGTCTCGTCGCCGCCTCGGCCGCCGCCCTCGGCGGGGCAGTCGGCGTCGCGCTGGCGCTCCTGCGCTGGTCGCGAGCGAACCTCGGCGGCGTCAACGGCGACGTGTTCGGCGCGACGAACGAACTCGCCCGCATCGCGGGTCTCCATCTGGGGGTGGTCGCGTGGACGCTCTCGTGA
- a CDS encoding HAD family hydrolase, protein MAVSFDLFGTLVEAERPADPAEAVGAELRERGVAVPDDWDRAYREMHVDAPEGAEVPLPAHVSAALGSRDVDAPANAARRAVVSAFDPAVETREGAVEAVEAASERGPVGILSNCAVPQLARTALIRSDLDRDAFDAIVTSVACGWRKPDPRAFETCADRLGVPVADLVHVGDDPRTDGGIADCGGEALHLADVPLTAFPDWLEGRR, encoded by the coding sequence GTGGCAGTATCGTTCGACCTGTTCGGAACGCTCGTCGAGGCCGAGCGCCCCGCCGACCCCGCCGAGGCCGTGGGCGCGGAACTCCGCGAGCGCGGCGTGGCGGTCCCCGACGACTGGGACCGGGCCTACCGCGAGATGCACGTCGACGCGCCCGAGGGCGCAGAGGTCCCGCTTCCGGCCCACGTCAGCGCCGCGCTCGGGAGTCGGGATGTCGATGCGCCCGCCAACGCCGCACGCCGGGCGGTCGTCTCGGCGTTCGACCCCGCGGTCGAGACGCGCGAGGGCGCGGTCGAGGCGGTCGAGGCCGCGAGCGAGCGCGGGCCGGTGGGAATCCTCTCGAACTGCGCGGTGCCCCAACTCGCGCGCACGGCGCTGATTCGTTCCGACCTCGACCGCGACGCGTTCGACGCTATCGTCACCAGCGTCGCCTGCGGGTGGCGCAAGCCCGACCCGCGGGCCTTCGAGACCTGCGCCGACCGCCTCGGCGTCCCGGTCGCCGACCTCGTCCACGTCGGCGACGACCCCCGGACAGACGGCGGTATCGCGGACTGCGGCGGCGAGGCGCTCCACCTCGCGGACGTGCCTCTGACCGCGTTCCCCGACTGGCTGGAGGGTCGGCGATGA
- a CDS encoding plastocyanin/azurin family copper-binding protein: MGAQAIYVPVPNSGQMTDSKRRQFLRSATAASATTTVTALAGCAGVLSEGSENDQQTTVDYTLPEVTESAEVEMGPDGTNRFAPEIVSVEVGGTVTWTNVSANHSATAYAPATDYPRRIPEDADPWDTGVITKDGASASHTFETPGVYDYYCTPHEPFGMVASVVVGTPDSEGQPGLKPPGEGRSGSAAAKLEALNAKFGPDLRGEFSVDEFVVVTKRGSF; encoded by the coding sequence ATGGGGGCGCAAGCTATCTACGTCCCAGTTCCGAATTCCGGACAGATGACCGACTCGAAGCGCCGACAGTTCCTCCGGAGCGCGACGGCCGCCAGCGCGACCACCACCGTCACCGCGCTGGCTGGATGCGCGGGCGTCCTCTCCGAGGGCAGCGAGAACGACCAGCAGACCACCGTAGACTACACCCTCCCCGAAGTGACCGAGAGCGCCGAGGTCGAGATGGGACCGGACGGCACCAACCGCTTCGCGCCCGAAATCGTCAGCGTCGAGGTCGGCGGCACCGTCACGTGGACCAACGTCTCGGCGAACCACTCCGCGACGGCCTACGCGCCGGCCACCGACTACCCGCGGCGCATCCCCGAGGACGCCGACCCGTGGGACACCGGCGTCATCACCAAGGACGGCGCGTCGGCATCCCACACCTTCGAGACGCCGGGCGTCTACGACTACTACTGCACGCCCCACGAACCGTTCGGGATGGTCGCCAGTGTGGTCGTCGGCACTCCCGATTCCGAGGGACAACCCGGTCTAAAACCGCCGGGTGAGGGCCGCTCCGGGAGTGCGGCGGCGAAGTTGGAGGCGCTGAACGCGAAGTTCGGTCCGGACTTGAGGGGTGAATTTTCGGTGGACGAGTTTGTAGTGGTTACTAAACGAGGAAGTTTCTGA
- a CDS encoding Xaa-Pro peptidase family protein, giving the protein MPTRVPDTEFEDRLAAVRDRIAETGADAGVWFGATSIEYLTGFDHIQTERPVVLAVTDDRVEITVPRLEVERVETNPRIDAVHHYFDYPGGDPVETAAEMLSGLGVESVATDTDGAPGVMGYEGPKLSAFVDVETQNWIDRMRWAKSDVEVELVRESARWGNLAHRYLADFTEVGEHPATVSQRASMEASRAMLDTLGDEYVPRTRGDGPAMAGFITGEQTALPHGHTANRRLQEGDVLVTGASANVNGYHSELERTMFLGEPTDEQAHYFELMLEAQTIAIDALGPGVELSYVDEQVWDFFEEQGVTDLAQHHVGHNIGLGAHEPPYIDRGWTDHCEKREGRDEGDAEMEPGHIYTIEPGIYTDEYGYRHSDTIAITEDGVDWLTYFPRDLESNIISVE; this is encoded by the coding sequence ATGCCGACGCGTGTACCCGACACCGAGTTTGAGGACCGACTCGCCGCCGTCCGCGACCGCATCGCGGAGACCGGCGCGGACGCGGGAGTCTGGTTCGGCGCGACAAGCATCGAGTATCTGACCGGCTTCGACCACATCCAGACCGAGCGCCCGGTCGTCCTCGCGGTGACCGACGACCGCGTCGAGATAACCGTCCCCCGCCTCGAAGTCGAGCGCGTCGAGACCAATCCGCGCATCGACGCGGTCCACCACTACTTCGACTACCCCGGCGGCGACCCGGTCGAGACGGCGGCCGAGATGCTGTCGGGTCTCGGCGTCGAATCGGTCGCCACCGACACCGACGGCGCGCCCGGCGTGATGGGGTACGAGGGACCGAAGCTCTCGGCGTTCGTGGACGTCGAGACCCAGAACTGGATAGACCGGATGCGGTGGGCCAAGTCCGACGTCGAGGTCGAACTGGTCCGCGAGTCCGCGCGGTGGGGGAACCTCGCCCATCGCTACCTCGCGGACTTCACCGAGGTCGGCGAGCATCCGGCGACGGTGAGCCAGCGCGCCTCGATGGAGGCCTCGCGGGCGATGCTCGATACGCTGGGCGACGAGTACGTCCCGCGGACGCGCGGCGACGGTCCGGCGATGGCGGGGTTCATCACCGGCGAACAGACCGCCCTCCCCCACGGCCACACCGCGAACCGCCGCTTGCAGGAGGGCGACGTGCTGGTCACGGGCGCGAGCGCGAACGTGAACGGCTACCACTCGGAACTGGAGCGCACGATGTTCCTCGGCGAACCCACCGACGAGCAGGCCCACTACTTCGAACTCATGCTTGAGGCCCAGACCATCGCCATCGACGCGCTCGGGCCGGGCGTCGAGTTGTCGTACGTGGACGAGCAGGTCTGGGACTTCTTCGAAGAGCAGGGCGTCACCGACCTCGCCCAGCACCACGTCGGCCACAACATCGGTCTGGGCGCGCACGAACCGCCGTACATCGACCGCGGGTGGACCGACCACTGCGAGAAGCGCGAGGGCCGCGACGAGGGCGACGCCGAGATGGAACCGGGCCACATCTACACCATCGAACCCGGCATCTACACCGACGAGTACGGCTACCGCCACTCCGACACCATCGCCATCACGGAGGACGGCGTGGACTGGCTGACTTACTTCCCGCGTGACCTCGAATCGAATATCATCAGTGTGGAGTGA
- a CDS encoding redoxin domain-containing protein, with amino-acid sequence MGDSAGPAIGSHAPEFTAPLATPDGSVSDVSLSSLLDDGAVLLVFQPTNFELGSFAERHALGEYDWFTADDRVRVVGVNRARPRTNREFVDYLDVTYPFCSDRDLSIARSYGVTYRAFGIAPRARRACFFVDRDGVVRYRWVADRNRSGRARPQVRDLYEVVMDVLGKPDPESFGFGDGVH; translated from the coding sequence ATGGGAGATTCGGCCGGTCCGGCAATCGGTTCGCACGCCCCGGAGTTCACCGCACCGCTGGCGACGCCCGACGGGTCAGTGTCGGACGTCTCGCTGTCGTCGCTGCTCGACGACGGCGCCGTCCTGCTGGTGTTTCAGCCGACCAACTTCGAGTTGGGTTCGTTCGCCGAACGTCACGCACTCGGCGAGTACGACTGGTTCACGGCCGACGACCGAGTCCGAGTCGTCGGGGTCAACCGCGCCAGACCGCGGACCAATCGAGAGTTCGTGGACTACCTCGACGTGACCTACCCGTTCTGCTCGGACCGGGACCTCTCGATAGCCCGGTCGTACGGCGTGACCTATCGGGCGTTTGGAATCGCCCCGCGGGCGCGCCGGGCCTGTTTCTTCGTGGACCGCGACGGCGTCGTCCGGTATCGGTGGGTCGCCGACCGGAACCGCTCCGGTCGCGCCCGTCCGCAGGTTCGGGACCTCTACGAGGTCGTGATGGACGTTCTCGGCAAACCGGACCCCGAGAGCTTCGGCTTCGGAGACGGCGTCCACTGA
- a CDS encoding DUF21 domain-containing protein encodes MLQFATTVLAAVAVVVLLALSAFFSSSETAIFSLSVEWVADRAAGGDRHAVLLQKLRDDPHRLLVTLLVGNNLVNVAISSVVTVLLVDAFPPGIAVTVATLVVTSIVLIFGEIIPKSYGLGNAEAWALDIAGPITLVQRVLSPLVTLFDGVTRGASRRLGGDADIEEQYLDE; translated from the coding sequence ATGCTCCAATTCGCTACGACGGTGCTCGCCGCCGTCGCCGTCGTCGTATTACTCGCGCTCAGTGCGTTCTTCTCCAGCAGTGAGACGGCAATCTTCTCGCTCTCCGTCGAGTGGGTGGCCGACCGCGCGGCCGGAGGTGACCGCCACGCGGTGTTGCTCCAGAAACTGCGCGACGACCCCCACCGACTGCTCGTCACGCTCCTCGTCGGCAACAACCTCGTGAACGTCGCCATCTCCAGCGTCGTCACGGTCCTGCTCGTTGACGCGTTTCCGCCGGGCATCGCGGTGACCGTCGCCACGCTCGTCGTCACCTCGATAGTGCTGATTTTCGGCGAAATTATCCCGAAGTCCTACGGACTCGGCAACGCCGAGGCGTGGGCGCTCGACATCGCAGGCCCGATAACGCTCGTCCAGCGCGTCCTCTCTCCGCTCGTGACGCTGTTCGACGGCGTTACCCGGGGCGCGAGTCGCCGACTCGGCGGCGACGCCGACATCGAGGAGCAGTATCTCGACGAGTGA
- a CDS encoding GNAT family N-acetyltransferase, with the protein MPRSVSLRPATRQDMDRIYRWRNDPDIYRWFREQDDELEWHDHVEWFRNRPEGREDLIIEYLGRAVGVVSVAADGDVGIYIGEKRLWGRGLASAALEEALDGRDRTLSAEIRAENTASQRLFERHGFETVGRDGEWLQYRLERSQ; encoded by the coding sequence ATGCCTCGGTCGGTATCGCTCCGTCCTGCGACCCGTCAGGACATGGACCGCATCTACCGGTGGAGAAACGACCCGGACATCTATCGCTGGTTCCGCGAGCAGGACGACGAACTGGAGTGGCACGACCACGTCGAGTGGTTTCGGAACCGTCCGGAGGGCCGCGAAGACCTGATAATCGAGTATCTGGGGAGGGCGGTCGGAGTCGTCTCCGTCGCGGCCGACGGCGACGTGGGTATCTACATCGGGGAGAAGCGCCTCTGGGGACGGGGACTCGCCTCCGCGGCGCTGGAGGAGGCACTCGACGGGAGAGACCGGACGCTCTCCGCCGAGATACGCGCCGAGAACACCGCGTCCCAGCGGTTGTTCGAGCGACACGGGTTCGAGACGGTCGGTCGGGACGGGGAGTGGCTACAGTACCGACTGGAGCGAAGCCAGTAA
- a CDS encoding PepSY domain-containing protein yields the protein MTRYQRFVLGLVVLLVVGAPIGTAAPSVAFESPEEGATSPVSTVRETARNVTAVDAMVAAENETNGTAIGVERERKDGTPVWEVEVLRRDAARFEVDVHAETGEIRNVEGGGVLGGGASEGLLPANRTRNVSEMRSAIEAVGVARNRSATVTNVSRVSLEIENSTLVYEVEYSTPDGEHEVHVAAVPRT from the coding sequence ATGACACGCTATCAGCGGTTCGTCCTCGGACTCGTCGTCCTGCTGGTCGTCGGCGCACCAATCGGTACGGCCGCCCCGAGCGTCGCGTTCGAATCGCCGGAAGAGGGAGCCACGAGTCCCGTATCGACGGTCCGAGAGACCGCCCGAAACGTGACCGCAGTCGATGCGATGGTCGCGGCCGAGAACGAGACGAACGGGACGGCCATCGGCGTGGAACGCGAACGCAAGGACGGGACGCCGGTCTGGGAGGTCGAAGTACTACGGAGGGATGCGGCGCGATTCGAGGTAGACGTCCACGCCGAGACCGGCGAGATACGCAACGTCGAAGGCGGGGGCGTCCTCGGGGGCGGTGCCTCCGAGGGCCTCCTGCCCGCCAATCGGACCCGCAACGTCTCCGAGATGCGCTCGGCCATCGAGGCGGTGGGAGTCGCCCGGAACCGGAGCGCGACGGTGACGAACGTCTCGCGGGTGTCGCTCGAAATCGAGAACTCGACGCTCGTCTACGAAGTCGAGTACTCGACGCCGGACGGCGAGCACGAGGTCCACGTCGCCGCCGTTCCTCGAACGTGA
- a CDS encoding ribbon-helix-helix domain-containing protein, with protein sequence MERVTLRIPKQQIEEVEQMVETGEFPNRSEAIRAAVRDMLNEHEEEKTEQTTNKRSWAKV encoded by the coding sequence ATGGAGCGTGTGACACTGCGCATTCCGAAGCAGCAGATAGAAGAGGTCGAACAGATGGTCGAGACGGGCGAGTTCCCGAACCGGAGCGAAGCGATTCGGGCCGCCGTTCGAGACATGTTGAACGAACACGAAGAAGAGAAGACCGAGCAGACCACGAACAAGCGCTCGTGGGCGAAGGTGTAG
- the ftsZ gene encoding cell division protein FtsZ, producing the protein MQDIVQDALENAEEESREMDASMDGDEFGDPRIVIVGCGGAGNNTVNRLYNIGVEGADTVAINTDKQHLKMIEADTKILVGKSLTNGLGAGGDPSMGERATEMAQGTIKEVLGDADLVFVTAGMGGGTGTGAAPVVSKIAKEQGAIVVGMVSTPFNVERARTVKAEEGLEKLRNEADSIIVLDNNRLLDYVPNLPIGKAFSVMDQIIAETVKGISETITQPSLINLDYADMTSIMNQGGVAVMLVGETQDKNKTEEVVRDAMNHPLLDVDYRGASGGLVHITGGPDLTLKEAESIASNITERLEASANVIWGARIQDNYKGKVRVMAIMTGVQSAQVLGPSTQKQADKSRQEMRDVDAQAFDASQNVEDAGSLGGTGGASREANESAEWGTKSDGGQDKVEQNNGLDVIR; encoded by the coding sequence ATGCAGGATATCGTTCAAGACGCCCTCGAGAACGCCGAGGAAGAGAGTCGCGAGATGGACGCTTCGATGGACGGCGACGAGTTCGGGGACCCCCGAATCGTCATCGTCGGCTGTGGCGGTGCGGGCAACAACACCGTCAACCGACTCTACAACATCGGCGTCGAGGGCGCCGACACCGTCGCTATCAACACCGACAAGCAGCACCTCAAGATGATTGAGGCCGACACGAAGATTCTGGTCGGCAAGTCCCTGACCAACGGACTCGGCGCTGGCGGCGACCCCTCGATGGGTGAGCGCGCCACCGAGATGGCGCAAGGGACCATCAAAGAGGTACTCGGCGACGCGGACCTCGTGTTCGTCACCGCAGGGATGGGCGGCGGCACCGGCACAGGTGCGGCCCCCGTCGTCTCGAAGATTGCCAAAGAGCAGGGCGCTATCGTCGTCGGGATGGTCTCGACGCCGTTCAACGTCGAGCGCGCACGCACGGTGAAAGCCGAGGAAGGACTGGAGAAACTCCGCAACGAGGCCGACTCCATCATCGTGCTCGACAACAACCGACTGCTCGACTACGTCCCGAACCTGCCCATCGGCAAGGCGTTCTCGGTGATGGACCAGATTATCGCCGAGACCGTGAAGGGAATCTCGGAGACCATCACCCAGCCCTCGCTCATCAACCTCGACTACGCCGACATGACCTCCATCATGAACCAAGGCGGCGTCGCGGTGATGCTTGTCGGCGAGACGCAAGACAAGAACAAGACCGAAGAGGTCGTCCGCGACGCGATGAACCACCCGCTGCTGGACGTGGACTACCGCGGCGCATCCGGCGGTCTGGTCCACATCACGGGCGGCCCGGACCTCACGCTCAAGGAGGCCGAGTCCATCGCGAGCAACATCACCGAACGACTCGAAGCGAGCGCGAACGTCATCTGGGGCGCGCGGATTCAGGACAACTACAAGGGTAAGGTCCGGGTCATGGCCATCATGACCGGCGTCCAGAGCGCGCAGGTCCTCGGCCCGAGCACCCAGAAGCAGGCCGACAAGTCCCGTCAGGAGATGCGCGACGTGGACGCCCAAGCGTTCGACGCCAGTCAGAACGTCGAAGATGCCGGGAGTCTCGGCGGAACTGGCGGTGCCTCCCGCGAAGCCAACGAGTCTGCGGAGTGGGGAACCAAGAGCGACGGCGGTCAGGACAAAGTCGAGCAGAACAACGGTCTCGACGTAATTCGCTGA
- a CDS encoding TIGR00269 family protein gives MDCDKCGREAVMHAAYSGLHLCEDHFVASVEKRVRRRIREDDLVPDDATPEDPQTWVVGLSGGKDSVVLTDILYRTFEQDPRIELVALTIHEGIEGYRDESVDACVELTDELGIRHELVTYEEEFDVQMDDVVEKDPEGMAACAYCGVFRRDLLSKYAEKYDADKLLTGHNLDDEAQTALMNFLEGDVSQVAKHFDASLGNFEERGEQDDFVPRAKPLRDVPEKEVALYAHLEDLPAHITECPHASEAYRGEIQELLHKLEENHPGTRHSIMAGYEELASLAASEFGARDEGDTELGECERCGASTTRDVCRKCSLLDSIHAV, from the coding sequence ATGGACTGCGACAAATGCGGCCGAGAGGCGGTGATGCACGCCGCCTACTCGGGGCTACATCTCTGCGAGGACCACTTCGTCGCTTCCGTGGAGAAGCGAGTTCGGCGTCGTATCCGGGAGGACGACCTCGTTCCCGACGACGCCACGCCCGAGGACCCACAGACGTGGGTCGTCGGTCTCTCCGGCGGCAAAGACAGCGTCGTCCTCACCGACATCCTCTACCGAACCTTCGAGCAGGACCCGCGCATCGAACTCGTCGCGCTCACGATTCACGAGGGCATCGAGGGGTATCGCGACGAGAGCGTGGACGCCTGCGTGGAACTGACCGACGAACTGGGCATCCGCCACGAACTCGTCACCTACGAGGAGGAGTTCGACGTGCAGATGGACGACGTGGTCGAGAAAGACCCCGAGGGGATGGCGGCCTGCGCCTACTGCGGGGTGTTCCGTCGGGACCTGCTCTCGAAGTACGCCGAGAAGTACGACGCCGACAAACTCCTGACCGGACACAACCTCGACGACGAGGCCCAGACCGCGCTGATGAACTTCCTCGAAGGCGACGTCTCGCAGGTCGCCAAGCACTTCGACGCGAGTCTCGGCAACTTCGAGGAGCGGGGCGAACAGGACGATTTCGTACCCCGGGCCAAACCGCTCCGGGACGTGCCCGAGAAGGAGGTCGCGCTCTACGCGCACCTCGAAGACCTCCCCGCCCACATCACGGAGTGCCCGCACGCCAGCGAGGCCTACCGCGGTGAGATTCAGGAACTCCTTCACAAACTGGAGGAGAACCACCCGGGGACACGCCACTCGATTATGGCGGGCTACGAGGAACTCGCGTCGCTGGCCGCCAGCGAGTTCGGCGCGCGCGACGAGGGCGACACCGAACTCGGCGAGTGCGAGCGCTGCGGCGCATCGACCACGCGCGACGTCTGCCGGAAGTGCTCGCTCCTCGATTCGATTCACGCCGTCTGA